In one window of Candidatus Dormiibacterota bacterium DNA:
- a CDS encoding sortase encodes MPLHIQRWLRRSSWFLMGIAVLIVGYVGTLVGYESYEQHRLLSAWDTSHAGVSDAQQVGSGVFVTKHPHLADGEPMAKLTVPGINFTAVVTEGADRGILSAGPGHDDHTDYPGEGGLILIGNHNGFSTSWNDVHNGSVVELDTTYGRFYYKINQRYITSGTDRSYIDRPHDGVGVEVLELVTCWPLWQGAFAPDRLVFEATPVNAP; translated from the coding sequence ATGCCTCTCCACATCCAACGCTGGCTCCGCCGCTCGAGCTGGTTCCTGATGGGTATCGCCGTCCTCATCGTCGGCTACGTCGGGACCCTGGTCGGCTACGAGAGCTACGAACAGCACAGGCTCCTCTCCGCCTGGGACACCAGCCACGCCGGCGTGAGCGACGCCCAGCAGGTGGGCAGCGGCGTCTTCGTGACCAAGCACCCGCACCTCGCCGACGGCGAGCCGATGGCGAAGCTGACGGTCCCCGGGATCAACTTCACCGCCGTCGTCACCGAGGGCGCCGACCGCGGCATCCTCAGCGCCGGGCCCGGTCACGACGACCACACCGACTACCCCGGTGAGGGCGGTCTCATCCTCATCGGCAACCACAACGGCTTCTCGACGAGCTGGAACGACGTGCACAACGGCTCCGTCGTCGAGCTCGACACCACCTACGGTCGCTTCTACTACAAGATCAACCAGCGGTACATCACCTCCGGCACCGATCGCAGCTACATCGACAGGCCCCACGACGGGGTCGGTGTCGAGGTGCTCGAGCTGGTGACCTGCTGGCCTCTCTGGCAGGGTGCATTCGCACCAGACCGCCTCGTCTTCGAGGCCACCCCGGTGAACGCCCCATGA
- the gltX gene encoding glutamate--tRNA ligase: MGDRRPRWRTRFAPSPTGALHAGSVRTALFNWLAARATGGTFLLRVEDTDQARYHPGSELQILESLRWLGLDWDEGPEVGGPHAPYVQSLRTDLYRLEADRLVEAGAAYWCTCTPSRLEQMRAEQRAAGRPTRYDRRCLARQEEVAQERAAGVPAVLRQLIPPGRTEWIDLIRGPIAFDNAEIDDQVLLKGDDFPTYHLANVVDDHAMGITHVIRAEEWIPSTPKHLSLYAALGWDPPVFAHVPVVLGEDGQKLSKRRGARNILDYRELGYLPSALVNAMALLGWSSGTDDEVFGIAELAERFSLDRVNPAPAVFDSKRLDALNGLHIRRLPAAELAAALAPWIEGATEEQRLALVPLLQERMSRLDEATRLAAPLLGEVAWPEGADFPPRKVDVDSAAALLEATIAEVDGGGLGDTEAMRQRLAAVLEERGTKPRDGFRVLYMAILGSPQGVPVFDAMRFIGPDVAVRRLRTARERLYGGV, translated from the coding sequence ATGGGTGATCGTCGCCCGCGGTGGCGGACGCGCTTCGCCCCCTCTCCCACCGGGGCGCTGCACGCGGGTTCGGTGCGTACTGCGCTCTTCAACTGGCTCGCCGCCCGTGCCACCGGAGGCACCTTCCTCCTCCGGGTCGAGGACACGGATCAGGCAAGGTACCACCCCGGAAGCGAGTTGCAAATCCTCGAGTCCCTTCGCTGGCTCGGCCTGGACTGGGACGAGGGCCCCGAGGTCGGCGGCCCCCACGCTCCCTACGTCCAGTCGCTCCGCACCGACCTCTACCGGCTCGAGGCTGACCGGTTGGTCGAGGCCGGCGCCGCCTACTGGTGCACCTGCACGCCCTCGCGGCTCGAGCAGATGCGCGCCGAGCAGCGGGCGGCCGGCCGGCCCACCCGCTACGACCGGCGCTGCCTGGCCCGGCAGGAGGAGGTGGCCCAGGAGCGCGCCGCCGGGGTCCCGGCCGTGCTCCGCCAGCTCATCCCTCCCGGCCGCACCGAGTGGATCGATCTCATCCGGGGCCCGATCGCCTTCGACAACGCCGAGATCGACGACCAGGTCCTGCTCAAGGGCGACGACTTCCCGACCTACCACCTGGCCAACGTCGTGGACGACCACGCGATGGGGATCACCCACGTGATCCGGGCCGAGGAGTGGATCCCCTCGACCCCCAAGCACCTCTCTCTCTATGCGGCCCTCGGCTGGGACCCGCCCGTGTTCGCCCACGTGCCCGTGGTGCTGGGCGAGGACGGCCAGAAGCTGAGCAAGCGCCGGGGCGCCCGGAACATCCTCGACTACCGCGAGCTCGGCTACCTCCCCTCCGCCCTGGTCAACGCGATGGCGCTGCTGGGCTGGTCGTCGGGCACCGACGATGAGGTGTTCGGCATCGCCGAGCTCGCCGAGCGCTTCTCGCTCGACCGGGTGAACCCGGCGCCGGCGGTCTTCGACTCGAAGCGGCTCGACGCCCTCAACGGGCTCCACATCCGGCGGCTGCCGGCGGCGGAGCTGGCCGCGGCGCTGGCGCCGTGGATCGAGGGGGCGACCGAGGAGCAGCGCCTCGCGCTCGTGCCCCTCCTCCAGGAGAGGATGAGCCGGCTCGACGAGGCCACCCGGCTGGCGGCTCCACTGCTCGGCGAGGTGGCCTGGCCGGAGGGGGCCGACTTCCCGCCCCGCAAGGTCGACGTCGACTCCGCGGCGGCGCTCCTCGAGGCCACCATCGCCGAGGTCGACGGCGGCGGCCTCGGGGACACCGAGGCGATGCGGCAGCGGCTCGCCGCCGTCCTCGAGGAACGTGGCACCAAACCCCGCGACGGCTTCCGCGTCCTCTACATGGCGATCCTCGGCAGCCCCCAGGGCGTGCCCGTGTTCGACGCCATGCGATTCATCGGCCCCGACGTGGCGGTGCGGCGGCTGCGTACCGCACGCGAACGCCTGTACGGTGGAGTCTGA
- a CDS encoding SDR family NAD(P)-dependent oxidoreductase — protein MTGPRRGTAVVTGASSGIGAATVATLARAGWRVVAGARREGRLREVAERAGARWMPLDVTDQASVDAFVAGLDECAVLVNNAGGAYGLAPIAEADDEQWRRMYEVNVLGLMRMTRALLPLLERAGPGHVVNIGSIAAAETYPGGAGYTAVKHGVRAITRTLRQELLGRPVRVTEVDPGAVETEFSLVRLGSEERAAQVYAGMIPLSGEDIAECVLWVVERPPHVNVDELVVRPLDQVMGVPTLHRREQPG, from the coding sequence ATGACCGGCCCGCGGCGGGGCACCGCCGTCGTGACCGGGGCGAGCAGCGGCATCGGCGCCGCCACCGTGGCCACCCTCGCCCGGGCGGGGTGGCGGGTGGTCGCCGGGGCTCGGCGCGAGGGCCGGCTGCGCGAGGTGGCGGAACGGGCGGGGGCGCGCTGGATGCCGCTCGACGTCACCGACCAGGCCAGCGTCGACGCCTTCGTCGCCGGCCTCGACGAGTGCGCGGTGCTGGTCAACAACGCCGGCGGCGCCTACGGGCTCGCCCCGATCGCCGAGGCCGACGACGAGCAGTGGCGGCGGATGTACGAGGTCAATGTCCTCGGGTTGATGCGCATGACCCGGGCGCTGCTGCCGCTGCTGGAGCGGGCCGGGCCCGGCCATGTGGTGAACATCGGCTCGATCGCGGCCGCCGAGACGTACCCCGGGGGCGCGGGCTACACCGCGGTCAAGCACGGGGTGCGCGCGATCACCCGCACCCTCCGCCAGGAGCTGCTCGGCCGTCCCGTCAGGGTCACCGAGGTCGACCCGGGGGCGGTGGAGACGGAGTTCAGCCTGGTCCGCCTCGGCAGCGAGGAGCGCGCCGCCCAGGTCTACGCGGGGATGATCCCGCTGAGCGGCGAGGACATCGCCGAGTGCGTGCTCTGGGTGGTGGAGCGGCCGCCGCACGTCAACGTCGACGAGCTGGTGGTGCGCCCCCTCGACCAGGTCATGGGGGTGCCGACCCTGCACAGACGGGAGCAGCCCGGCTGA
- a CDS encoding PPOX class F420-dependent oxidoreductase, giving the protein MTIDEARDFIRSNHRAVLATERADGGVAMSPIVVGIDADGDLVVSTRETAMKTHHVRRTGRASVCVLNDGFFGAWAVVEGPARVVSLPEAMEPLVDYYRSSFGEHPDWDDYRAAMEREQRVILKITPERAGPTRQG; this is encoded by the coding sequence ATGACCATCGACGAGGCCAGGGACTTCATCCGCTCCAATCACCGCGCGGTGCTCGCCACCGAGCGGGCCGACGGCGGGGTGGCGATGTCTCCGATCGTGGTCGGCATCGACGCCGACGGCGACCTGGTGGTGAGCACCCGCGAGACCGCGATGAAGACCCACCACGTCCGCCGCACCGGCCGCGCCTCGGTCTGCGTCCTGAACGACGGCTTCTTCGGCGCCTGGGCGGTGGTCGAGGGACCGGCCCGGGTCGTCTCCCTGCCCGAGGCGATGGAGCCGCTGGTCGACTACTACCGCTCCAGCTTCGGCGAGCACCCCGACTGGGACGACTACCGCGCCGCCATGGAGCGCGAGCAGCGGGTGATCCTGAAGATCACCCCGGAGCGGGCCGGCCCCACCCGCCAGGGCTGA
- a CDS encoding TetR/AcrR family transcriptional regulator: MIPPTAALRRTRGEADPEPAGRWREGLGVRPELILVAATELFRESGYHGVGVDDIGRAAGITGPAVYRHFPSKVAILIAVFDRITERLLEGGEAQLARGRSPRGRLERLVGFHVDFVLDERALMAVYAREDDSLPSADRRRLRRRQRLYLEHWVETLVRLRPELSDEAARAAVRSVLGMLNAVAHYDAVLERDELAALLERMAIASLLAAARGPRGQAADR, translated from the coding sequence GTGATCCCACCCACGGCTGCGCTGCGACGGACGCGAGGCGAGGCCGACCCCGAGCCGGCGGGGCGCTGGCGCGAGGGTCTTGGCGTCCGCCCCGAGCTCATCCTCGTCGCCGCGACCGAGCTGTTCCGCGAGAGCGGCTACCACGGGGTGGGGGTCGACGACATCGGCCGGGCCGCGGGGATCACCGGGCCGGCGGTGTACCGCCACTTCCCCAGCAAGGTGGCCATCCTCATCGCCGTGTTCGACCGCATCACCGAGCGGCTGCTCGAGGGCGGCGAGGCGCAGCTGGCCCGGGGCCGCTCGCCGCGGGGACGGCTGGAGCGGCTGGTGGGGTTCCATGTCGACTTCGTCCTCGACGAGCGCGCCCTGATGGCCGTGTACGCGCGGGAGGACGACAGCCTCCCCAGCGCCGACCGCCGCCGGCTGCGCCGCCGCCAGCGCCTCTACCTCGAGCACTGGGTCGAGACCCTGGTCCGGCTGCGCCCCGAGCTCAGCGACGAGGCCGCCCGGGCCGCGGTGCGCAGCGTGCTGGGGATGCTGAACGCGGTCGCCCACTACGACGCCGTGCTCGAGCGCGACGAGCTGGCGGCGCTGCTCGAGCGGATGGCGATCGCCTCGCTGCTCGCCGCCGCGCGCGGACCACGTGGGCAGGCCGCCGACCGCTAG
- a CDS encoding acyl-CoA dehydrogenase family protein produces the protein MSADVWTGDEHRLLRETVRNFTEHEIVPFLATWERQGELPRALSERAGALGLLGAGWPEAVGGSGGDITHASVVAEEVIQSGGSGGICAGLFTHGIAIPHILAAGDAAQIERWVRPTLEGRLIGALAVTEPDAGSDVASLHTRAVRDGDHYVVNGAKTFITSGARADFVTTAVRTGGEGHGGVSLLVVERGTPGFTVGRRLEKMGWWCSDTAELAFADVRVPVANLVGEEGTGFLQIMRNFQSERIGIAVQAHATAQRCLDLALAWAGSRQAFGRPLMARQVIRHKLTEMARQTDVAREYTRAVMARMLRGEDCVRQVSMAKNTAVMACHHVVDEAVQIHGGMGYMRETEVERHYRDSRILGIGGGTNEIMNEIIARTMGL, from the coding sequence GTGAGCGCGGACGTCTGGACCGGAGATGAGCACCGTCTGCTGCGCGAGACCGTGCGCAACTTCACCGAGCACGAGATCGTGCCATTCCTGGCCACATGGGAGCGGCAGGGCGAGCTGCCCCGCGCGCTGAGCGAGCGCGCCGGCGCGCTGGGGCTGCTCGGGGCCGGCTGGCCCGAGGCGGTGGGTGGCTCCGGCGGCGACATCACCCACGCATCGGTGGTCGCCGAGGAGGTGATCCAGAGCGGCGGCTCGGGCGGGATCTGCGCCGGGCTCTTCACCCACGGCATCGCGATCCCCCACATCCTCGCCGCCGGTGACGCGGCGCAGATCGAGCGCTGGGTGCGGCCGACCCTCGAGGGGCGGCTGATCGGCGCACTCGCGGTCACCGAGCCCGACGCCGGCTCGGACGTCGCCTCGCTGCACACCCGCGCGGTGCGCGACGGCGACCACTACGTGGTGAACGGCGCCAAGACGTTCATCACCTCCGGGGCGCGCGCCGACTTCGTGACCACCGCGGTGCGCACCGGCGGCGAGGGCCACGGCGGGGTGTCGCTGCTGGTCGTCGAACGCGGCACCCCGGGGTTCACGGTGGGCCGGCGCCTCGAGAAGATGGGCTGGTGGTGCTCCGACACCGCGGAGCTGGCCTTCGCCGACGTGCGGGTGCCGGTCGCCAACCTGGTCGGCGAGGAGGGCACCGGCTTCCTCCAGATCATGCGCAACTTCCAGTCGGAGCGCATCGGCATCGCGGTGCAGGCTCACGCCACCGCGCAGCGCTGCCTCGACCTGGCGCTCGCCTGGGCGGGCTCGCGCCAGGCCTTCGGACGCCCGCTGATGGCGCGGCAGGTGATCCGCCACAAGCTCACCGAGATGGCGCGGCAGACCGACGTCGCCCGCGAGTACACCCGCGCGGTGATGGCGCGGATGCTCCGCGGCGAGGACTGCGTGCGGCAGGTGTCGATGGCGAAGAACACCGCGGTGATGGCCTGCCACCATGTCGTCGACGAGGCGGTGCAGATCCACGGCGGGATGGGCTACATGCGCGAGACCGAGGTCGAGCGCCACTACCGCGACAGCCGCATCCTCGGCATCGGCGGCGGCACCAACGAGATCATGAACGAGATCATCGCCAGGACCATGGGCCTGTGA
- a CDS encoding enoyl-CoA hydratase/isomerase family protein — MNVADYQHLLFERRANGVLLITINRPDRLNATDEVLHNELCRVWPDVSVDPETRVAVITGAGRAFSAGGDLSMVQSQVGNFRKVAAIMEEARSIVHNIIECEKPVISAINGVAVGAGLAVALMADISIMAEEARITDGHIRLGVGAGDHAAIIWPLLCGMAKAKYYLLTADFIDGREAERIGLVSRCVPGDRLLPTALEVAEKLATGPQLAIRWTKRALNNWLRQAGPIFDASLALEMLNFFDEDVAEGAAAILEKRPPRFPSAT, encoded by the coding sequence GTGAACGTCGCCGACTACCAGCACCTGCTCTTCGAGCGCCGCGCCAACGGCGTGCTGCTGATCACCATCAACCGCCCCGACCGCCTGAACGCCACCGACGAGGTGCTCCACAACGAGCTCTGCAGGGTCTGGCCGGACGTCTCCGTCGACCCGGAGACCAGGGTGGCGGTGATCACCGGCGCCGGCCGCGCCTTCAGCGCCGGCGGCGACCTCTCGATGGTGCAGTCCCAGGTGGGCAACTTCCGCAAGGTCGCGGCGATCATGGAGGAGGCCCGTTCGATCGTCCACAACATCATCGAGTGCGAGAAGCCGGTGATCTCGGCGATCAACGGGGTCGCGGTGGGCGCCGGTCTCGCGGTCGCGCTGATGGCGGACATCAGCATCATGGCCGAGGAGGCGCGCATCACCGACGGCCACATCCGCCTCGGGGTGGGCGCGGGCGACCACGCCGCGATCATCTGGCCGCTGCTCTGCGGCATGGCCAAGGCGAAGTACTACCTGCTCACCGCCGACTTCATCGACGGGCGCGAGGCCGAGCGCATCGGCCTGGTCAGCCGCTGCGTCCCCGGCGACCGGCTGCTCCCCACCGCGCTCGAGGTCGCCGAGAAGCTCGCCACCGGCCCCCAGCTGGCGATCCGCTGGACCAAGCGTGCGCTGAACAACTGGCTCCGCCAGGCCGGCCCGATCTTCGACGCCTCGCTGGCGCTCGAGATGCTGAACTTCTTCGACGAGGACGTCGCCGAGGGCGCCGCCGCGATCCTGGAGAAGCGGCCGCCGAGGTTCCCCTCCGCCACCTGA